One window of Ziziphus jujuba cultivar Dongzao chromosome 5, ASM3175591v1 genomic DNA carries:
- the LOC107420752 gene encoding histone H3.3 — protein MARTKQTARKSTGGKAPRKQLATKAARKSAPTTGGVKKPHRYRPGTVALREIRKYQKSTELLIRKLPFQRLVREIAQDFKTDLRFQSHAVLALQEAAEAYLVGLFEDTNLCAIHAKRVTIMPKDIQLARRIRGERA, from the exons atgGCACGTACGAAGCAAACTGCTCGAAAGTCCACCGGAGGCAAGGCTCCAAGGAAGCAGCTTGCCACCAAG GCTGCTCGCAAGTCAGCCCCAACTACTGGAGGCGTGAAAAAGCCCCACAGATACCGACCTGGAACAGTTGCCCTCCG AGAAATCCGCAAGTACCAGAAGAGCACTGAGCTCCTCATCAGGAAGCTACCATTCCAGAGGCTGGTTCGTGAAATTGCGCAGGACTTCAAGACAGATCTTCGGTTCCAGAGCCACGCGGTGTTGGCTTTGCAGGAGGCAGCGGAGGCTTACCTTGTTGGATTGTTTGAAGACACCAATCTCTGCGCTATCCATGCCAAGCGCGTTACCATCATGCCTAAGGATATCCAGCTTGCCAGGAGAATCCGGGGTGAGAGGGcttaa